One region of Miscanthus floridulus cultivar M001 chromosome 19, ASM1932011v1, whole genome shotgun sequence genomic DNA includes:
- the LOC136527718 gene encoding disease resistance protein Pik-2-like, whose translation MDLVTGAVGSVIGKLGKLLGAEYKLQKGLPEQIESLKHELETAQTALCKVGEVLPEQLDPQVRLWAREISEASYDMEDILDTFLVSIVDVDAPAENKNGLRKRLREKMSKLFLKSKARHTIAGAIEEMKKRLEEVANRRDRFSVAVALPAPATKPDPRLADMHKEAAQLIGIDNARAELIAMLLPTSHGNGDSDVSGSGSSSRKMKIVSVVGVGGLGKTTLAKAVYDELQSQYDCGAFVPIGRTPDLAQVFSNIFYLLDRNEYTAIHNVKDQSLLIGELRKFLQKKRYFIVIDDVWDITTWNIIKSALVNNDNGSRVITTTRNRDVARMEEVYQLRTLSPDHSEKLFKTRLFGVNGEYPSNHPATASEKILKKCGGVPLAIITMASLLVGKSREDWFDVCNAHGFYRGNGNQQVDDTEWILSLSYYDLPSYLRTCLLYLSVYPEDYEIEKDSLIWKWIAEGFVEKKRGTSLFQQGEEYFNQLINRSMIQAVESDDMGVVFVCGCRVHDMVLDLIRDLSNKENFVTISNDGEATSPHQNTVRRLAHQNRIMQQTQQDDHMDMAQVRSLVVCSCDIERWVLLPSFKLLRVLDLDGCIVPWKGWQGLKHLGNLLHLRYLGLRSFYRYLTWKVLA comes from the exons ATGGATCTTGTGACCGGGGCGGTGGGCAGCGTCATCGGCAAGCTCGGCAAGCTGCTCGGTGCGGAGTACAAGCTGCAGAAGGGGCTGCCTGAGCAAATCGAGTCTCTGAAACATGAGCTCGAGACTGCGCAAACGGCTCTCTGCAAGGTGGGCGAGGTGCTACCAGAGCAGCTGGATCCACAGGTCCGGCTCTGGGCTCGCGAGATCAGTGAGGCATCGTACGACATGGAAGACATCCTCGACACCTTCCTTGTCAGCATCGTCGACGTAGACGCCCCAGCTGAGAACAAGAATGGCCTGCGCAAACGTCTCCGAGAGAAGATGTCCAAGTTGTTCCTCAAGAGCAAGGCGCGCCACACCATCGCCGGCGCCATCGAGGAAATGAAGAAGCGACTCGAGGAGGTGGCTAACCGCCGTGACAGGTTCTCTGTTGCGGTGGCTCTGCCTGCCCCGGCGACGAAGCCGGATCCTCGCCTTGCGGACATGCACAAAGAAGCGGCGCagctcatcggcatcgacaatgcgAGGGCGGAGCTCATAGCCATGCTTCTGCCGACGTCTCACGGCAATGGAGATTCTGATGTCtccggcagcggcagcagcagcagaaagATGAAGATAGTTTCTGTGGTTGGAGTTGGGGGACTGGGCAAGACGACTCTTGCCAAGGCGGTTTACGATGAGCTTCAATCGCAATATGATTGTGGAGCCTTCGTTCCCATTGGTCGGACACCTGACCTGGCGCAAGTCTTCAGCAACATATTTTACCTTCTCGACAGAAACGAATACACGGCCATTCACAATGTAAAGGACCAATCCCTGCTCATTGGAGAACTCCGAAAATTCCTCCAAAAGAAGAG GTACTTCATCGTTATTGACGATGTATGGGACATAACAACTTGGAACATAATCAAATCAGCTTTGGTTAACAATGATAATGGAAGTAGAGTAATCACAACTACTCGCAATCGAGATGTAGCCAGGATGGAGGAGGTTTACCAGCTACGCACACTTTCCCCCGATCACTCAGAGAAATTATTCAAAACGAGGCTGTTTGGTGTTAATGGTGAATATCCTTCTAATCACCCTGCTACGGCATCTGAAAAGATTCTGAAAAAATGTGGTGGTGTACCATTAGCTATCATCACAATGGCCAGTTTGCTGGTGGGTAAATCAAGAGAAGATTGGTTTGATGTGTGCAACGCTCATGGTTTCTATCGTGGTAATGGTAACCAGCAAGTAGATGATACTGAGTGGATATTGTCTCTTAGCTACTATGATCTGCCTTCTTATCTAAGGACCTGCTTACTGTATCTAAGTGTGTATCCAGAAGACTATGAGATTGAGAAAGATTCTTTGATATGGAAATGGATAGCTGAAGGTTTCGTGGAGAAGAAAAGAGGGACCAGCTTGTTTCAGCAGGGAGAGGAATACTTCAAtcagcttataaatagaagcatgATCCAGGCGGTCGAGTCAGATGACATGGGCGTAGTATTTGTATGTGGCTGCCGAGTTCATGACATGGTGCTTGATCTCATCCGTGACTTGTCAAATAAAGAAAACTTTGTGACTATCTCAAATGATGGTGAAGCAACATCACCACATCAGAACACGGTGCGCAGGTTAGCTCACCAGAACAGAATTATGCAGCAAACTCAGCAGGACGATCACATGGACATGGCACAAGTGAGGTCATTGGTTGTCTGTAGTTGTGATATTGAGAGATGGGTCTTGCTTCCAAGCTTTAAACTCTTGCGAGTGCTAGATTTAGACGGATGCATAGTACCTTGGAAAGGCTGGCAGGGTCTTAAGCACCTTGGAAATCTACTTCATTTGAGGTACCTTGGTCTACGAAGTTTCTACAGATACTTGACTTGGAAGGTTCTGGCGTAG
- the LOC136527838 gene encoding uncharacterized protein isoform X4, whose product MSRSRRRTWMAAILDPSGVVHKCIHVRARMRLCYLAAIALESPPPQVCRWLADEQQAVLFLVVQYAGSWHFMTVLLCHFIMLASQVGISHVAFVTLLWLILSSILPAHHMYHGSNPKIMVDPSVLEKDEEKVLWSAYLEVADKIHPGCLLLGLCCALGSKRSLCICFLLAPYPGVDIKTFADASLLLIQPLEDFFNSVFAMAEDATTS is encoded by the exons ATGAGTCGCTCCCGGAGGCGGACGTGGATGGCTG cgATCCTCGATCCAAGCGGTGTGGTGCATAAGTGCATTCACGTGAGGGCACGCATGCGTCTCTGCTACCTCGCAGCCATCGCCCTGGAGTCTCCCCCACCGCAAGTCTGCAGATGGCTAGCCGACGAACAACAAGCAGT ATTGTTTTTAGTCGTCCAATACGCTGGATCCTGGCACTTCATGACGGTTTTGTTGTGCCATTTTATTATGCTGGCATCTCAAG TGGGAATCAGTCATGTGGCCTTCGTAACCCTTCTTTGGCTAATTTTAAG CAGCATACTACCAGCTCATCATATGTATCATGGAAGTAATCCGAAAATTATG GTTGACCCAAGTGTATTAGAGAAAGATGAAGAAAAAGTTTTGTGGAGCGCCTACTTGGAGGTTGCTGATAAGATCCATCCTg GTTGTCTGCTGTTAGGACTTTGTTGTGCATTAGGATCCAAGCGTTCACTTTGCATTTGTTTTCTGCTTGCGCCTTATCCTG GTGTTGATATTAAGACCTTTGCCGATGCTTCTCTGCTCCTGATTCAACCCCTAGAAGATTTCTTCAATAGTGTCTTTGCCATGGCG GAAGACGCAACAACCAGTTAG
- the LOC136527838 gene encoding uncharacterized protein isoform X1 → MSRSRRRTWMAGRWMSEGREAAAGGQGGGEADDLGSGGRGGQQGSVVEAWRGIEGKLTCLMAILDPSGVVHKCIHVRARMRLCYLAAIALESPPPQVCRWLADEQQAVLFLVVQYAGSWHFMTVLLCHFIMLASQVGISHVAFVTLLWLILSSILPAHHMYHGSNPKIMVDPSVLEKDEEKVLWSAYLEVADKIHPGCLLLGLCCALGSKRSLCICFLLAPYPGVDIKTFADASLLLIQPLEDFFNSVFAMAEDATTS, encoded by the exons ATGAGTCGCTCCCGGAGGCGGACGTGGATGGCTGGTAGGTGGATGTCGGAAGGAAGGGAGGCCGCCGCCGGAGGGCAGGGAGGTGGTGAGGCTGACGACCTGGGAAGCGGTGGGCGGGGAGGGCAGCAGGggtcggtggtggaggcctggaGGGGTATCGAGGGAAAATTAACTTGCTTAATGG cgATCCTCGATCCAAGCGGTGTGGTGCATAAGTGCATTCACGTGAGGGCACGCATGCGTCTCTGCTACCTCGCAGCCATCGCCCTGGAGTCTCCCCCACCGCAAGTCTGCAGATGGCTAGCCGACGAACAACAAGCAGT ATTGTTTTTAGTCGTCCAATACGCTGGATCCTGGCACTTCATGACGGTTTTGTTGTGCCATTTTATTATGCTGGCATCTCAAG TGGGAATCAGTCATGTGGCCTTCGTAACCCTTCTTTGGCTAATTTTAAG CAGCATACTACCAGCTCATCATATGTATCATGGAAGTAATCCGAAAATTATG GTTGACCCAAGTGTATTAGAGAAAGATGAAGAAAAAGTTTTGTGGAGCGCCTACTTGGAGGTTGCTGATAAGATCCATCCTg GTTGTCTGCTGTTAGGACTTTGTTGTGCATTAGGATCCAAGCGTTCACTTTGCATTTGTTTTCTGCTTGCGCCTTATCCTG GTGTTGATATTAAGACCTTTGCCGATGCTTCTCTGCTCCTGATTCAACCCCTAGAAGATTTCTTCAATAGTGTCTTTGCCATGGCG GAAGACGCAACAACCAGTTAG
- the LOC136527838 gene encoding uncharacterized protein isoform X2 → MSRSRRRTWMAGRWMSEGREAAAGGQGGGEADDLGSGGRGGQQGSVVEAWRGIEGKLTCLMAILDPSGVVHKCIHVRARMRLCYLAAIALESPPPQVCRWLADEQQAVLFLVVQYAGSWHFMTVLLCHFIMLASQVGISHVAFVTLLWLILSILPAHHMYHGSNPKIMVDPSVLEKDEEKVLWSAYLEVADKIHPGCLLLGLCCALGSKRSLCICFLLAPYPGVDIKTFADASLLLIQPLEDFFNSVFAMAEDATTS, encoded by the exons ATGAGTCGCTCCCGGAGGCGGACGTGGATGGCTGGTAGGTGGATGTCGGAAGGAAGGGAGGCCGCCGCCGGAGGGCAGGGAGGTGGTGAGGCTGACGACCTGGGAAGCGGTGGGCGGGGAGGGCAGCAGGggtcggtggtggaggcctggaGGGGTATCGAGGGAAAATTAACTTGCTTAATGG cgATCCTCGATCCAAGCGGTGTGGTGCATAAGTGCATTCACGTGAGGGCACGCATGCGTCTCTGCTACCTCGCAGCCATCGCCCTGGAGTCTCCCCCACCGCAAGTCTGCAGATGGCTAGCCGACGAACAACAAGCAGT ATTGTTTTTAGTCGTCCAATACGCTGGATCCTGGCACTTCATGACGGTTTTGTTGTGCCATTTTATTATGCTGGCATCTCAAG TGGGAATCAGTCATGTGGCCTTCGTAACCCTTCTTTGGCTAATTTTAAG CATACTACCAGCTCATCATATGTATCATGGAAGTAATCCGAAAATTATG GTTGACCCAAGTGTATTAGAGAAAGATGAAGAAAAAGTTTTGTGGAGCGCCTACTTGGAGGTTGCTGATAAGATCCATCCTg GTTGTCTGCTGTTAGGACTTTGTTGTGCATTAGGATCCAAGCGTTCACTTTGCATTTGTTTTCTGCTTGCGCCTTATCCTG GTGTTGATATTAAGACCTTTGCCGATGCTTCTCTGCTCCTGATTCAACCCCTAGAAGATTTCTTCAATAGTGTCTTTGCCATGGCG GAAGACGCAACAACCAGTTAG
- the LOC136527838 gene encoding uncharacterized protein isoform X3, with protein MSRSRRRTWMAGRWMSEGREAAAGGQGGGEADDLGSGGRGGQQGSVVEAWRGIEGKLTCLMAILDPSGVVHKCIHVRARMRLCYLAAIALESPPPQVCRWLADEQQAVLFLVVQYAGSWHFMTVLLCHFIMLASQVGISHVAFVTLLWLILSSILPAHHMYHGSNPKIMVDPSVLEKDEEKVLWSAYLEVADKIHPGVDIKTFADASLLLIQPLEDFFNSVFAMAEDATTS; from the exons ATGAGTCGCTCCCGGAGGCGGACGTGGATGGCTGGTAGGTGGATGTCGGAAGGAAGGGAGGCCGCCGCCGGAGGGCAGGGAGGTGGTGAGGCTGACGACCTGGGAAGCGGTGGGCGGGGAGGGCAGCAGGggtcggtggtggaggcctggaGGGGTATCGAGGGAAAATTAACTTGCTTAATGG cgATCCTCGATCCAAGCGGTGTGGTGCATAAGTGCATTCACGTGAGGGCACGCATGCGTCTCTGCTACCTCGCAGCCATCGCCCTGGAGTCTCCCCCACCGCAAGTCTGCAGATGGCTAGCCGACGAACAACAAGCAGT ATTGTTTTTAGTCGTCCAATACGCTGGATCCTGGCACTTCATGACGGTTTTGTTGTGCCATTTTATTATGCTGGCATCTCAAG TGGGAATCAGTCATGTGGCCTTCGTAACCCTTCTTTGGCTAATTTTAAG CAGCATACTACCAGCTCATCATATGTATCATGGAAGTAATCCGAAAATTATG GTTGACCCAAGTGTATTAGAGAAAGATGAAGAAAAAGTTTTGTGGAGCGCCTACTTGGAGGTTGCTGATAAGATCCATCCTg GTGTTGATATTAAGACCTTTGCCGATGCTTCTCTGCTCCTGATTCAACCCCTAGAAGATTTCTTCAATAGTGTCTTTGCCATGGCG GAAGACGCAACAACCAGTTAG